The DNA window CCGGGAGACGGTGCCGACGCGTTGCATCGCCATCAGCCCCGGAGGATGCCGACGTACGCGGCGACGGCCTGCACGAGGTCGTTCTTCGTGGAGTCCTCCGCGCCTTTCACGAGGACGCGCCCGCGGGAGTCCCACTCGCGGGGGTGCGTCACGTCGCGTTCGATGACCGCGTCGTAGCCGACCTGCTGGACGGCTTCCGCGATTTCGTCAACCGTCGGTTCCTCGACCGCGGTGTCGAGGGGGACCCGACGCCCCTCGGACCGCGACTTCGACGCATCGATGTAGACGGGCCAGATGACGTTCTCGACGGCCATACCGAAAGGGGTGCGGCGCGGCCGTAATACGGTTGTGGTCCGCGTCCGAGAGAAAGAGGGTGCGGTCGTCCGGTTCCGCGTTACCGCCGGCGCGCCAGAAGCGACGCGCCGAGGAGGGCGACGACGGACGCGACGACGCCGAATCCGGGCGCGCCGGTCCCCGTCTCCTCAGTCGTCGCAGTCGCGGTCGTCTGAGCGGTCGTGTCGGCCGTTTCGGTCGCCGCGGTCGTCTCCGTCTGGTTCGCCTGCTGTTTCATCGACTGGTACTCCTCGTACGCCTCGGGGTGGACCGCCTGCATGATGGTCTCTGCGGCGTCAACCGACCGCGGCGCGGGTTGCTGGAGGTTGTTCTCGTCTACCCGGACGACGTTCCCCTTCTGTATCGCGGTGGTGCTGTTGTACGCCTCGTTGCTCGGAATCGGCGACCCCTCGGGCGCGACTATCCACGCCGGGTCCATCTGGACGACCGTCTCGTCGTTGAGTTGGGCGAACCCGGAGACCCCGGCCTCGGCGGCCCCGTTCCGGAGCCCGGCCGTGGTCATCACGTCGCCGATGAACGTGTTGTTCCCGGAGGTGTAGCCGTAGAAGACGTTGAGTCCGACGGGTTTCTCCTCGTCGGCGAGAGCCTCCTGCATCAGGCGGACGGACTCGCGGATGTCGTCTGCGGTCCGCTGTCCGGCCTCGCAGTTACCGGTCAGGCGACCGATCGTCTCGGTCTTGTTGGCGACGAACTCCAAGGAGGTGCCCGTCCCGAAGACGTACACGGGGATGCCTTGGTCGCGAATCTGCTCGACGCGGTCCTTCGCCAGCCCGTACGTCGAGTTCGGCACGAGGACGAGGTCGGGGTCGGCATCGAGGACCTTCTCGACGCTCGGGCCGTTCGCCCCGGAGACGTTCGCTTTCTCGTCGGCCCCCTCCAAGTAGGAGGCGTACTGCGAGACGCCGACGACTTCCTCGCGCGCGCCTATCTCCCACATCGTCTGGGCGGCGCTCGGGTTGAGCGTCACGATCCGTTCGGGGTCCTCTTCGAGCGTTACGTTCGCCCCCGTCGCGTCCGTCGCGGAGTAGGGGAAGGTGCACGATTCTTGCGCCGTGGACGTACCGTCCTCGGTCTGTGCCGCCGCCAGTCCAGCCGTCGGCGCCACCGCGGCGACGACGAGGACGAGGGCGAGAACGACTGCTCTGTGTCTCATGTGTCCTCCCGTCTCCCCCATCGCAACAAGTATTTACCTAAACCAACTGCGATTGGGTTACGAACACATGGACGTTCGCGCCCGCACCCTCGCGTGGTCGGGGGGACTGACCGGCCTCCTCGTCGCCGTCGTTCTCGTCAGCGCCGGCATCGGGCCGGTGTCCATCCCCGCCGGAACCGTGGCGAAGGTGGTGCTGAACGCCGTCGCGGTGCCGTCGGGACTCACGCTCTCGCCCGCCGCGGTGTCGCTCCCGGTGGTCGGCCGCGCGAACGTCCTCGCGCCGCACCTGACGTTCTCGCCGGTGTTTCGCTTCCCGGTCGAACGGACCCACACCGTCATCGTCCGCAGCGTCCGCCTCCCGCGCATCGTCCTCGCGGCCCTCGTCGGCTTCGCACTCGCCACCGCGGGCGTCGTCATGCAGGGCTTCTTCCGGAATCCGATGGCCGACCCCTCCATCATCGGCGTCTCTTCGGGCGCGGCCGTCGGCGCAGTCGCCTCCATCGTCCTCCCCTTCGCGCTCCCGTTCGGCCTGCAACTCCAGAGTGCGGCGTTCGCGACGGCGCTTCTGACGGCGTTCGGCGTCTACCTGCTCGCCTCGGAGGGCGGCCGCACGCCGACGGCGACGCTCCTCTTGGCGGGCGTGGCGGTCCAGACGTTCCTCGGCGCGGTCATCTCCTTCATGCTGCTCCACAGCGGTGAGAGCCTCCGCCGCGTCGTCTACTGGCTGATGGGCCACCTCGGCGGCGCGACGTGGGACGAGGTGCGGACCGTCGCCCTCGTCCTGCCGCCGCTTTTCGTCCTGCTTCTCTCCTACGGCCGGGACCTGAACGTCCTGCTCCTCGGCGAGGAGGACGCCCACAGCCTCGGCATCGAAGTCGAACGGACGAAGCGCATCCTGCTCGCGGCGTCGAGCATAGTCACCGCCGTCGCCGTCGCCGTCACGGGCGTCATCGGCTTCGTCGGCCTCATCGTCCCGCACGGCGTCCGCCTCGTCGTCGGCCCGGACCACCGGATACTCCTGCCGACGAGCGCGCTGGCCGGGGCGTCGTTTCTGGTCGCCACCGACACCCTCGCGCGGTCCGGCGCGGCGGAGATTCCCGTCGGCATCGTGACGGCGGCGCTGGGCGCGCCGTTCTTCCTCTACCTCCTGCGGACGCGGGAGGTGCACGAACTGTGACCCGCGGAAACGGGAGCGCCCGCGGGGGGACGCCGCCCGACGGCGACCCCCTCGTCCGGGCGTCGGACCTCCGCATCGACCTCGGGGGGACGACCATCCTGGACGGCGTCTCCCTCGACGTGGACACGGGGACGTTCGTCGGTCTCATCGGCCCGAACGGCGCGGGGAAGACGACCCTGCTCAGGGCGCTGAACGGCGCGCTCACGCCCGCGCTCGGGCGCGTCGAGGTGGCGGGCGAGCGAATCGACCGCCTCGGATCGAAGGCCGCCAGCAGACTCGTCGCCACCGTCCCGCAGGACACCTCCGTCTCCTTCGACTTCGACGCCCGCGAGACGGTGCGGATGGGGCGGACGCCGCACCTCTCGCGGTTCGGCGGGTGGAGCGACGAGGACTCGGCGGCCGTCGAACGCGCGATGGAGCGAACGGACGTGACCGGCCTCGCGGACCGCGCCGTCACGGGCCTCTCGGGCGGCGAACGCCAGCGAGTCCTCATCGCTCGCGCACTCGCGCAGGCGACGCCGCTTCTCCTCTTGGACGAACCGACCGCAAGCCTCGATATCAACCACCAAGTCCGGACGCTCGAACTCGTCTCCGAACTCGTCGCCGAGGGGAAGACGGCCGTCGCGGCCATCCACGACCTGAACCTCGCTGCGCACTACTGCGACGAACTCGTCCTCCTCTCCGGCGGAGGCGTCGTCGCCGCCGGCCCGCCCGCCGAGGTTCTCACCGAGGCGAATCTGGAGGGGGCGTTCGACGCGAACGCGGTGGTGTCGCGCCACCCCGTCACCGGGTCGGTGTACGTCACGGCGTTGCCGGAGACGCGGGCGGGCGACGCCGAGGGGCGCGTCCACGTCGTCGGCGGGGGCGGCACCGCCGCGAGGCACCTGTATCTCCTCTCTGCGGCGGGGTACGACGTCTCCGTCGGCGCACTGAACGAGGGCGACACCGACACCGAGACGGCGCGGAGTCTCGGCGTGGACGCGGTGACCGTTCCCCCCTTCTCTTCGGTCGATTCCGCCGCGCGCGACGCCGTCGCCGACCGCATCGAACGCGCCGACTGCGTCGTCGTCGCGGACGTGGAAGTCGGGCGGGGGAATCTGGCGAACCTCCGCGCGGCCGCCGACGCCGACAGCCTCGTCCTCGTCGAGGAGCGACCGTTCGCGGAGCGAAACTACGCCGGTACGGAGGGCGAACGCGCCTACGAACGACTGCGCGCGCGCGGAACCGTCGTCTCGGCGGGCGACGTACTGGCCGCCGTCACGGCGGCCGTCGAAGGCGAGGCGACGGATGCGACGAGTGAAGAACGAACGGAGGCGAGAGAGGCGAGTCAGTCGGACTCGTCGGCGACGTAGCGAGCGTACAGTCGGTCGGCCGCGAACGACCCGACGACGGCGGGGAGGAGGAGGTACGCCCCCGCCTGCAGGAGGACGAAGCCCACCCACCGCGAGAGGGGGTCCGTCGGCGGCCACAGCAACGGGCGCAGGCGGAGCAGGAACTCGTAGTTCCACGCCGCGAGGGCGGCGGCAAGGACGACGGTACAGACCGCCCGGAGGAGCAGTCGGTTCGGTTCGCGGCCGGGGTCCGGCGTTGGGAACTCCTCGTCGGCGCCTCGACTCATTACGCCTTATTCGGGTCTCGAGTCAGTTCAATCGTCCGTTAAGCGGACATTCGGTCGCCTAACTGTTCGGTAACGGCGTTGTATTGATACGTTCACGGCGCGTGTGTTGGGGCGACTGGCTCGTCTCAGGTGTCTCACATGAACGTCGCACTCATCGGGGTCGGACTGGCCGGCGGGAGAATCGTCGAGTCGCTCTTGGCGTACGAGTCGGACGCGGGCGTCGATTTCGTGACGGACGCGCTCGCGGTGAACACGGCCCGCGCCGACCTCGTGGAACTGGAACGCCTCCCGGAGGACCGCCGCG is part of the Halopelagius longus genome and encodes:
- a CDS encoding PGF-CTERM-anchored ABC transporter substrate-binding protein, with translation MRHRAVVLALVLVVAAVAPTAGLAAAQTEDGTSTAQESCTFPYSATDATGANVTLEEDPERIVTLNPSAAQTMWEIGAREEVVGVSQYASYLEGADEKANVSGANGPSVEKVLDADPDLVLVPNSTYGLAKDRVEQIRDQGIPVYVFGTGTSLEFVANKTETIGRLTGNCEAGQRTADDIRESVRLMQEALADEEKPVGLNVFYGYTSGNNTFIGDVMTTAGLRNGAAEAGVSGFAQLNDETVVQMDPAWIVAPEGSPIPSNEAYNSTTAIQKGNVVRVDENNLQQPAPRSVDAAETIMQAVHPEAYEEYQSMKQQANQTETTAATETADTTAQTTATATTEETGTGAPGFGVVASVVALLGASLLARRR
- the srp19 gene encoding signal recognition particle subunit SRP19, with the protein product MAVENVIWPVYIDASKSRSEGRRVPLDTAVEEPTVDEIAEAVQQVGYDAVIERDVTHPREWDSRGRVLVKGAEDSTKNDLVQAVAAYVGILRG
- a CDS encoding ATP-binding cassette domain-containing protein is translated as MTRGNGSARGGTPPDGDPLVRASDLRIDLGGTTILDGVSLDVDTGTFVGLIGPNGAGKTTLLRALNGALTPALGRVEVAGERIDRLGSKAASRLVATVPQDTSVSFDFDARETVRMGRTPHLSRFGGWSDEDSAAVERAMERTDVTGLADRAVTGLSGGERQRVLIARALAQATPLLLLDEPTASLDINHQVRTLELVSELVAEGKTAVAAIHDLNLAAHYCDELVLLSGGGVVAAGPPAEVLTEANLEGAFDANAVVSRHPVTGSVYVTALPETRAGDAEGRVHVVGGGGTAARHLYLLSAAGYDVSVGALNEGDTDTETARSLGVDAVTVPPFSSVDSAARDAVADRIERADCVVVADVEVGRGNLANLRAAADADSLVLVEERPFAERNYAGTEGERAYERLRARGTVVSAGDVLAAVTAAVEGEATDATSEERTEAREASQSDSSAT
- the btuC gene encoding vitamin B12 ABC transporter permease BtuC, which encodes MDVRARTLAWSGGLTGLLVAVVLVSAGIGPVSIPAGTVAKVVLNAVAVPSGLTLSPAAVSLPVVGRANVLAPHLTFSPVFRFPVERTHTVIVRSVRLPRIVLAALVGFALATAGVVMQGFFRNPMADPSIIGVSSGAAVGAVASIVLPFALPFGLQLQSAAFATALLTAFGVYLLASEGGRTPTATLLLAGVAVQTFLGAVISFMLLHSGESLRRVVYWLMGHLGGATWDEVRTVALVLPPLFVLLLSYGRDLNVLLLGEEDAHSLGIEVERTKRILLAASSIVTAVAVAVTGVIGFVGLIVPHGVRLVVGPDHRILLPTSALAGASFLVATDTLARSGAAEIPVGIVTAALGAPFFLYLLRTREVHEL